One window of Streptomyces sp. FIT100 genomic DNA carries:
- a CDS encoding peptidoglycan-binding protein, with product MATPLTAAKLLSALRGEGLHVVEHRSWRTHNRNHKGPWGPVHGVMIHHTVTSGTQSSVDICYNGHSSLPGPLCHGVIAKDGSVHLVGHGRANHAGLGDDDVLRAVVDETALPADNEANTDGNRSFYGFECVNLGDGKDPWPAAQLEAIEKAAAAICRAHGWTHRSVIGHKEWQPGKIDPRGFTMDSMRGRIRERLGGKPDGPVKPPPSKPSPSPSYEPFPGAAFFASGRRSAIITAMGKRLVAEGCGRYEVGPGPEWTEADRASYAAWQRKLGYSGSDADGIPGKTSWDRLKVPNV from the coding sequence ATGGCCACGCCGCTCACGGCAGCCAAGCTGCTCAGCGCCCTCCGCGGGGAGGGTCTGCACGTCGTCGAGCATCGCAGCTGGCGTACGCACAACCGCAATCACAAGGGCCCCTGGGGCCCGGTGCACGGGGTGATGATCCATCACACCGTCACCTCGGGCACCCAGAGCTCCGTGGACATCTGCTACAACGGCCACTCCAGCCTGCCGGGTCCGCTGTGCCACGGCGTGATCGCCAAGGACGGGTCGGTCCACCTGGTCGGGCACGGGCGGGCCAATCACGCCGGGCTCGGCGACGACGACGTCCTGCGCGCGGTGGTCGACGAGACGGCGCTGCCCGCGGACAACGAGGCCAACACGGACGGCAACCGCTCCTTCTACGGCTTCGAGTGCGTCAACCTCGGCGACGGCAAGGACCCCTGGCCCGCGGCCCAGCTGGAGGCGATCGAGAAGGCCGCGGCCGCGATCTGCCGGGCGCACGGCTGGACGCACCGCTCGGTGATCGGGCACAAGGAGTGGCAGCCGGGGAAGATCGACCCCCGCGGTTTCACGATGGACTCGATGCGCGGCAGGATCCGGGAGCGGCTCGGCGGCAAGCCGGACGGCCCGGTCAAGCCGCCACCGTCGAAGCCGTCGCCTTCGCCGTCGTACGAGCCGTTCCCCGGCGCCGCGTTCTTCGCCTCGGGCCGGCGCAGCGCGATCATCACCGCTATGGGCAAGCGCCTGGTGGCGGAGGGGTGCGGGCGGTACGAGGTCGGGCCGGGGCCGGAGTGGACCGAGGCCGACCGCGCGTCGTACGCCGCCTGGCAGCGCAAGCTCGGCTACTCGGGGAGCGACGCGGACGGCATCCCGGGGAAGACGAGCTGGGACAGGCTGAAGGTGCCCAACGTGTGA
- a CDS encoding putative baseplate assembly protein: MNKPTTELICRRDGRRALVRAARLGGVDAVEAGDDGLTLTVTFLGKAPEGLCAENVRIDGGRRITGIEAVEVSVEREEDPELDDRLLVTLDRTGDTSVYRLSLVDTDPYGRPGTEPYPGFDQRYFSAEFAFLPDCPDPFDCADGLPDEPPAHSPTPVVDYTARDYDTIRRLILDRLALTAPGWTERNAADLGTTLVELLAHTADRISYQQDAVATEAYLDTARRRVSVRRHVRLIDYPMHDGVNARAFVAVETGRELTLAPGTFRFAAVDVRTLGPRDRPELGSVIDDGDLAVLDERGAVEVFEPVVAGEPLVLRPAHNTVRFWTWGGEMCALPRGATSATLRDEWTDEECTARALEFAPGDLLLIEEVRGPRSGTPGDADPAHRQTVRLTSVTPAVDRPADQPVLEVTWAPEDALAHPVCLSTRGGPGCEPVEDVSVARGNVVLVDHGRSLSFGGATPETVTVPPAPAVLGSCEPSGFGCWDGDRGNATAGLITARLDQARGGRLLTAGRIRELFAVVGEDATVRAGLGLERAGRRGEKVVPGTAYAQAEALETLLAQVVYPGIAPRFRPVLHHSPVVQCVPFPEPRHVSAGQAERLAAIPGRVRARLVELWRSARDGDGLTEPEIAELAVVFGLRVLERLELRRNPVRALRELLHRSERLLAAKVRRLDVLTARARAGAVLDAAIAWEIARSWGPAYAAGLRPDEPALRGPAAAFVADPRSALPAVTVVDGDVTWVPRRDLLGSGPRDRHLVGELEDDGRLALRFGDGRHGARPRPGARLELRYRLGGGTAGNVGAEAINHLVLRRDPEESDAGEPMPVAGVRNPLPAAGGTEPEPLEQVRRLAPLDLRRSRLRAVTAEDYAELASGLPGVQRAAAELRWTGSVQEAHIAIDALGTGDASPELLDSVAYALEGYRRIGHDLVVGPAGHVPLDIGLTVCATPGHQQGQILAELYRVLGSRRLPGGRLGFFHPDALTFGEPVRLSRLVAVAAAVQGVESVRVTRLTRLFHEDPHDDTALEAGVLRPGPLEIARCDNDPDRPELGRLSIELGGGTR; encoded by the coding sequence ATGAACAAGCCGACCACGGAGTTGATCTGCCGTAGGGACGGCAGGCGTGCGCTGGTGCGCGCGGCGCGGCTCGGCGGGGTGGACGCCGTCGAGGCCGGGGACGACGGGCTGACGCTGACGGTCACCTTCCTCGGCAAGGCCCCGGAGGGGCTCTGCGCGGAGAACGTCCGCATCGACGGCGGCCGCCGGATCACCGGTATCGAGGCCGTCGAGGTGTCCGTCGAACGCGAGGAGGACCCCGAGCTCGACGACCGGCTCCTCGTCACCCTCGACCGCACCGGCGACACCTCGGTCTACCGGCTCTCGCTCGTGGACACCGATCCGTACGGCCGGCCGGGCACGGAGCCCTATCCGGGCTTCGACCAGCGGTACTTCTCGGCCGAGTTCGCCTTCCTGCCCGACTGCCCGGATCCCTTCGACTGCGCGGACGGGCTCCCCGACGAGCCGCCGGCGCACTCCCCGACGCCGGTCGTCGACTACACGGCGCGCGACTACGACACGATCCGCAGGCTGATCCTGGACCGGCTGGCGCTGACCGCGCCGGGCTGGACCGAGCGCAACGCCGCCGATCTCGGCACGACGCTGGTGGAGCTGCTCGCCCACACCGCCGACCGGATCAGCTACCAGCAGGACGCGGTGGCGACGGAGGCGTATCTCGACACGGCCCGCAGACGCGTCTCCGTACGGCGCCATGTCCGGCTCATCGACTACCCGATGCACGACGGCGTCAACGCCCGTGCGTTCGTCGCGGTCGAGACCGGGCGCGAACTGACCCTGGCGCCGGGCACGTTCCGCTTCGCCGCCGTCGATGTGCGCACGCTCGGCCCGCGGGACCGGCCGGAGCTCGGCTCCGTCATCGACGACGGCGACCTGGCGGTGCTGGACGAGCGCGGCGCGGTGGAGGTCTTCGAGCCGGTGGTCGCCGGTGAGCCGCTGGTGCTGCGGCCCGCGCACAACACGGTCCGCTTCTGGACCTGGGGCGGCGAGATGTGCGCGCTGCCCCGGGGCGCCACGTCGGCGACGCTGCGGGACGAGTGGACGGACGAGGAGTGCACAGCGCGGGCCCTGGAGTTCGCGCCGGGTGATCTGCTGCTGATCGAGGAGGTTCGGGGGCCGCGCTCCGGGACGCCCGGTGACGCCGATCCGGCGCACCGGCAGACCGTCCGCCTCACCTCGGTCACCCCGGCCGTGGACCGGCCGGCGGACCAGCCGGTGCTGGAGGTCACCTGGGCGCCCGAGGACGCGCTCGCCCACCCTGTCTGCCTGTCGACGCGGGGCGGCCCGGGCTGCGAGCCCGTCGAGGACGTGAGCGTCGCGCGCGGCAATGTCGTCCTCGTCGACCACGGCCGCTCGCTGTCCTTCGGCGGCGCGACGCCCGAGACGGTGACCGTGCCGCCCGCGCCGGCCGTCCTCGGCTCCTGCGAGCCGTCCGGCTTCGGCTGCTGGGACGGCGACCGGGGCAACGCGACCGCCGGGCTGATCACGGCCCGGCTCGACCAGGCCCGCGGCGGGCGGCTGCTGACCGCAGGTCGGATACGGGAGCTGTTCGCCGTCGTCGGCGAGGACGCGACCGTACGCGCCGGGCTCGGTCTGGAACGTGCCGGACGGCGCGGCGAGAAGGTCGTGCCGGGCACGGCCTACGCGCAGGCGGAGGCGCTGGAGACGCTGCTGGCGCAGGTCGTCTACCCGGGCATCGCGCCGCGCTTCCGGCCGGTGCTGCACCACTCCCCCGTCGTCCAGTGCGTGCCGTTCCCCGAGCCGCGCCATGTCTCGGCCGGGCAGGCGGAGCGGCTGGCGGCGATCCCGGGCCGGGTGCGGGCGCGGCTGGTGGAGCTGTGGCGCAGCGCCCGCGACGGCGACGGGCTCACGGAGCCGGAGATCGCCGAGCTGGCCGTGGTCTTCGGGCTGCGGGTGCTGGAACGGCTGGAGCTGCGCCGCAATCCGGTGCGTGCGCTGCGGGAGTTGCTGCACCGCAGCGAGCGGCTGCTGGCCGCGAAGGTGCGCCGGCTCGACGTGCTGACGGCCCGGGCGCGCGCAGGTGCGGTCCTTGATGCCGCCATCGCCTGGGAGATCGCCCGGAGCTGGGGTCCCGCATACGCGGCCGGGCTGCGCCCGGACGAGCCGGCGCTGCGCGGTCCCGCCGCCGCGTTCGTCGCGGATCCGCGCTCCGCGCTGCCCGCCGTGACGGTCGTGGACGGCGACGTGACCTGGGTCCCGAGGCGGGATCTGCTGGGCAGCGGCCCGCGGGACCGGCACCTCGTCGGTGAGCTGGAGGACGACGGCCGGCTCGCCCTGCGCTTCGGGGACGGACGCCACGGCGCCCGGCCGCGGCCGGGGGCACGGCTGGAGCTGCGCTACCGGCTGGGCGGGGGCACGGCGGGCAACGTGGGCGCCGAGGCCATCAACCATCTGGTGCTCCGCCGCGACCCCGAGGAGTCCGACGCCGGGGAGCCGATGCCGGTGGCGGGGGTACGCAATCCGCTGCCCGCCGCCGGCGGCACGGAGCCCGAACCGCTGGAGCAGGTGCGCCGGCTGGCGCCGCTCGATCTGCGGCGGTCGCGGCTGCGGGCCGTCACGGCCGAGGACTACGCGGAGCTGGCGTCCGGGCTCCCCGGCGTGCAGCGGGCCGCCGCCGAGCTGCGCTGGACCGGCAGTGTGCAGGAGGCGCACATCGCGATCGACGCGCTCGGCACGGGTGACGCGTCGCCCGAGCTGCTCGACTCGGTCGCGTACGCCCTGGAGGGCTACCGGCGGATCGGCCACGACCTGGTGGTGGGCCCTGCCGGGCACGTCCCGCTGGACATCGGGCTCACGGTCTGTGCGACGCCGGGCCATCAGCAGGGGCAGATCCTCGCCGAGCTGTACCGGGTCCTCGGCAGCCGCCGGCTGCCCGGCGGCCGGCTCGGCTTCTTCCACCCCGACGCGCTCACCTTCGGCGAACCGGTGCGGCTGAGCCGGCTGGTGGCCGTCGCGGCGGCCGTGCAGGGCGTCGAGAGCGTGCGGGTGACCCGGCTGACCCGGCTCTTCCACGAAGATCCACACGACGACACGGCACTGGAGGCAGGCGTGCTGCGGCCCGGCCCGCTGGAGATCGCGCGTTGCGACAACGACCCCGACCGGCCCGAGCTCGGCCGGCTGTCGATCGAGCTCGGCGGAGGCACCCGATGA
- a CDS encoding GPW/gp25 family protein, producing MRARTVRTDIAFPFRTDRRGRTAHAAYDEHVRDLIEQLLFTSPGERVMRPDFGCGLLDLVFTPNSPELASALELSVQAALQRWLGELIEVEALDVVSEENVVRVYLRYAVRSTGSRRDEVFEGSGPA from the coding sequence GTGAGGGCGAGGACCGTGCGCACCGACATCGCGTTTCCGTTCCGGACCGATCGCCGCGGGCGCACCGCGCACGCCGCGTACGACGAACATGTCCGCGATCTGATCGAGCAGTTGCTGTTCACCAGCCCCGGTGAGCGTGTGATGCGCCCCGACTTCGGCTGCGGGCTGCTCGATCTGGTCTTCACGCCCAACAGCCCGGAACTGGCCTCCGCGCTGGAGCTTTCGGTGCAGGCCGCGCTCCAGCGCTGGCTGGGCGAGCTGATCGAGGTGGAGGCCCTGGACGTGGTGAGCGAGGAGAACGTGGTCCGGGTGTATCTGCGCTATGCGGTGCGCTCCACCGGGAGCCGGCGCGACGAGGTCTTCGAGGGGAGCGGGCCGGCATGA
- a CDS encoding DUF6519 domain-containing protein → MHADISRITFRPDRRYSAVIAQQGRVQLDADANEQTAIQLAQARGIAADLIGQHGGPAGATGFAVGFEGRGVELDELTIGGGRYYVDGIPLDATRPAPGTPVDDERPADAGDSGDKDAAVPAAPPATWTYWDQPDGHRDPERPGDRLPTQFPYLAYLKVWERSVTAAEDPALREVALGSAMPDTAARLKTVWQVLPLAGSQLELEDGAEQDKGTIRTAFAKWAAEQVSTARLAARSERPDHADEDPCLVRPDARYRGPENQLYRVEIHEGGAAGQATFKWSRENGSVTFAVDELDGTWVELASLGSDEKLDLNVGDWVEFADTAYVSRGEPLPLLRVEEVDLPGRRVRLSAEPDPSVGRRPGLHPFLRRWDHRPGSRTGTGSARAKKGAPKPRGGALPVKESGWLPLEDGVQVYFEPGRTYRPGDFWLVAARTATGDVEWPTDAARRPLLRSPGGIQVHYAPLAWVFGEGSVADLRLAFGPLAAPVPAANEDELAAEAAAEAEAVAAERAAAGPPALPPAQGDQEQPEN, encoded by the coding sequence ATGCACGCAGACATCTCCCGCATCACCTTCCGGCCCGACCGGCGCTACTCGGCGGTGATCGCCCAGCAGGGCCGCGTCCAGCTCGACGCGGACGCCAACGAGCAGACCGCGATCCAGCTGGCGCAGGCCCGCGGCATCGCCGCCGATCTGATCGGGCAGCACGGCGGCCCGGCCGGCGCGACGGGCTTCGCGGTGGGCTTCGAGGGCCGCGGTGTCGAGCTGGACGAACTGACCATCGGCGGCGGCCGCTACTACGTGGACGGCATCCCGCTCGACGCGACCCGTCCCGCGCCCGGCACCCCGGTCGACGACGAACGGCCCGCCGACGCGGGCGACTCGGGCGACAAGGACGCGGCGGTGCCCGCGGCCCCGCCCGCGACGTGGACGTACTGGGACCAGCCCGACGGCCACCGGGACCCGGAGCGCCCCGGCGACCGGCTGCCGACCCAGTTCCCTTACCTGGCCTATCTGAAGGTGTGGGAGCGCTCGGTCACCGCGGCCGAGGACCCGGCGCTGCGCGAGGTGGCGCTGGGGTCCGCGATGCCCGACACGGCGGCCCGGCTCAAGACCGTGTGGCAGGTGCTGCCGCTCGCGGGCTCGCAGCTGGAGCTGGAGGACGGGGCGGAGCAGGACAAGGGCACCATCCGCACCGCGTTCGCGAAGTGGGCGGCGGAGCAGGTCTCCACCGCCCGCCTGGCGGCCCGCAGCGAGCGCCCCGACCACGCGGACGAGGACCCGTGCCTGGTCAGGCCGGACGCGCGCTACCGGGGCCCGGAGAACCAGCTGTACCGGGTGGAGATCCACGAGGGCGGCGCGGCCGGGCAGGCGACGTTCAAGTGGTCGCGGGAGAACGGCTCGGTCACCTTCGCGGTCGACGAGCTCGACGGCACCTGGGTGGAGCTCGCCTCGCTCGGCAGCGACGAGAAGCTCGATCTGAACGTCGGCGACTGGGTGGAGTTCGCCGACACCGCCTACGTCAGCCGCGGTGAGCCGCTGCCGCTGCTGCGGGTGGAGGAGGTCGACCTGCCGGGCCGGCGCGTGCGGCTGTCCGCCGAGCCGGACCCGTCGGTGGGCAGGCGCCCCGGGCTCCACCCCTTCCTGCGGCGCTGGGACCACCGGCCGGGCTCCCGGACGGGCACCGGCTCGGCCCGTGCGAAGAAGGGCGCGCCGAAGCCGCGGGGCGGTGCGCTCCCCGTGAAGGAGAGCGGCTGGCTGCCGCTGGAGGACGGCGTGCAGGTGTACTTCGAGCCGGGCAGGACGTACCGGCCGGGTGACTTCTGGCTGGTGGCCGCGCGGACGGCGACGGGCGACGTCGAGTGGCCGACGGATGCGGCCCGCCGTCCGCTGCTCCGCTCCCCCGGCGGGATCCAGGTCCATTACGCCCCGCTCGCCTGGGTGTTCGGCGAAGGGTCGGTCGCCGATCTGCGTCTCGCGTTCGGCCCGCTCGCGGCTCCCGTCCCGGCGGCGAACGAGGACGAGCTCGCGGCCGAAGCGGCGGCCGAGGCCGAAGCGGTCGCCGCCGAGCGCGCCGCGGCCGGCCCGCCGGCGCTGCCGCCTGCCCAGGGCGACCAGGAGCAGCCCGAGAACTGA
- a CDS encoding putative baseplate assembly protein, giving the protein MSGTRDCGCGCGGHDERRAPRAPYNPPGRTALEYRVGDHGSFLAAMVDRLASPAYPALRGLTVRTPDDPAIGLLDAWAVVGDLLTFHSERIADEAYLRTANEHRSLALLGRLVGHRPRPGIAADTHLAYTVDRDPRAEDTAVLIPRGARSNSVPASGGEQSQTFETGEDLTARWAWNELAVRRRRPGLLTADALRRRSEIHVSGTATSLRTGDKLLFVFADGEEAAGQRLLLPVARVRIDREDEVTAIGLPQSVPPSLTELVAEVRRWITEDAPGTEDGEPTPDNPNPRPVSMLVEVFDEQVLAPLRADLAGIRTPAQFARRLADPHERLAEAQAIAAPYEEVAAWFEQLEAVVGELRERAEDLAPSQPEPPDQDAAGSAALRALGAVLPALRTRVVKPPSRALAHTPERLFAPGSDLGAQLLAALDPRVADGMYAAWRTAAPTAPPLLRELQALRVTAAPFGATAPLKPVQDERGRVIRQTDWPLGGSALTTMRVVYDTAGRVPVRAEFQHTETGSSVQTAENLPAETAFDLGPGRVSLQTRVAQDHDLSWLTRRPSDSQEPGVTARFLSGLPERTVFVSRPAEDGRVHVVVHNGEPLNWLLAPGEHHQVTHGGIEVTVRYSAAGEPPNVEVGMATAPEQADRHVLALDSVHDGITVGSWVAIERPRKGADGGVPGDRKLAFVTTRVTAVRTAAYTGFGITGRGTELTLADPWLDEHDVLLSTIRDATVHTGGEALRLADEPLGEDVHGNELELAELHDGLRPGRHLIVSGERTDIPDAAGVRGTELAVIAAVEQWLDPQLPGDHVHTRLTLTADLAYRYRRDTVRVQGNVVPATHGESRDEAIGSGDSGRSGQTFTLWQSPLTWLPADNPLGATPTLEIRVDGLLWHEADSLAGRGPTERVYVTGTAGDGRTTVTFGDGVHGARLPTGHENVRARYRFGTGSAANVPADRITQAVTRPLGVTAVTNPQPATGGADADGPGLTRRTIPLAVSALDRLVSLKDYEDFARSRAGIGRAVARELFDGRRRVLHVTVAGVDDSPIGPDSEVLRSLRASLAEYGDTRLPVRVDVRELVLLVLAARVKVAPDHAWAVVEPRLRQALLREFGAGVRELGEPARLSRVLATAHSVPGVDYVDVDLFTGVAASAAPEELIGSPAGPRTTVPARRAEYDETVHRVRADAGETLTRIAARYGVPLAELLRLNPDITDTRRLERARAVCVFRGIRPAQLALLSPELADTLILTEVAQ; this is encoded by the coding sequence ATGAGCGGCACCCGTGACTGCGGCTGCGGCTGCGGCGGGCACGACGAGCGCCGTGCGCCGCGCGCCCCGTACAACCCGCCGGGACGCACCGCCCTGGAGTACCGGGTCGGCGACCACGGCTCGTTCCTCGCGGCCATGGTCGACCGGCTCGCCTCGCCCGCGTACCCGGCGCTGCGCGGCCTCACCGTGCGCACCCCCGACGATCCGGCGATCGGGCTGCTGGACGCCTGGGCGGTCGTCGGTGACCTGCTGACGTTCCACTCCGAGCGGATCGCCGACGAGGCGTATCTGCGGACCGCGAACGAGCACCGTTCGCTGGCGCTGCTGGGCCGGCTGGTGGGGCACCGGCCTCGGCCGGGCATCGCCGCCGACACGCACCTCGCGTACACGGTGGACCGGGATCCGCGTGCCGAGGACACAGCGGTGCTGATCCCGCGCGGGGCGCGCAGCAACAGCGTCCCCGCCTCCGGCGGCGAGCAGTCCCAGACCTTCGAGACCGGCGAGGACCTGACGGCCCGCTGGGCGTGGAACGAGCTGGCGGTGCGCCGCCGCCGACCCGGCCTGCTCACGGCGGACGCGCTGCGCCGGCGCTCGGAGATCCATGTATCGGGCACGGCCACGTCCCTGCGGACCGGTGACAAGCTGCTGTTCGTCTTCGCCGACGGCGAAGAGGCCGCCGGGCAGCGGCTGTTGCTGCCGGTCGCCCGTGTCCGTATCGACCGCGAGGACGAGGTCACGGCCATCGGGCTGCCGCAGTCCGTGCCGCCCTCGCTGACGGAGCTGGTGGCCGAGGTCCGCCGGTGGATCACCGAGGACGCGCCGGGGACGGAGGACGGCGAGCCCACCCCTGACAACCCCAATCCACGCCCCGTCAGCATGCTCGTCGAGGTCTTCGACGAGCAGGTGCTGGCACCGCTGCGGGCCGATCTGGCCGGGATCAGGACCCCCGCGCAGTTCGCGCGGCGGCTCGCCGACCCGCACGAACGGCTCGCCGAGGCGCAGGCGATCGCCGCTCCGTACGAGGAGGTCGCCGCCTGGTTCGAGCAGTTGGAGGCGGTGGTCGGCGAACTGCGCGAGCGCGCCGAGGACCTGGCGCCCTCGCAACCGGAGCCACCGGACCAGGACGCGGCGGGCTCCGCGGCGCTGCGGGCCCTGGGCGCCGTCCTGCCCGCGCTGCGCACCCGCGTGGTGAAGCCGCCGTCCCGCGCCCTCGCCCACACCCCGGAGCGGCTGTTCGCGCCGGGTTCGGACCTCGGCGCGCAGCTTCTTGCGGCGCTCGATCCGCGGGTCGCCGACGGGATGTACGCGGCGTGGCGCACGGCCGCTCCCACCGCGCCCCCGCTGCTGCGCGAGCTCCAGGCGCTGCGCGTGACGGCCGCCCCTTTCGGGGCGACGGCCCCGCTCAAGCCCGTGCAGGACGAGCGCGGCCGGGTGATCCGGCAGACGGACTGGCCGCTCGGCGGCTCCGCGCTGACCACGATGCGGGTGGTGTACGACACGGCGGGCAGGGTGCCGGTGCGCGCCGAGTTCCAGCACACGGAGACCGGCTCCTCGGTGCAGACGGCGGAGAACCTGCCCGCCGAGACGGCCTTCGACCTGGGGCCGGGCCGGGTGTCGCTGCAGACCCGGGTCGCGCAGGACCACGATCTGAGCTGGCTGACCCGGCGCCCCAGCGACTCCCAGGAGCCGGGGGTGACCGCCCGGTTCCTCTCCGGGCTGCCGGAGCGGACCGTGTTCGTCTCCCGGCCCGCCGAGGACGGCAGGGTCCATGTGGTCGTGCACAACGGTGAGCCGCTCAACTGGCTGCTCGCCCCCGGCGAGCACCACCAGGTCACCCACGGCGGGATCGAAGTGACCGTGCGGTACTCGGCCGCAGGCGAACCGCCGAACGTCGAGGTCGGCATGGCGACCGCGCCCGAGCAGGCCGACCGCCATGTGCTGGCGCTCGACTCGGTGCACGACGGGATCACGGTCGGCAGCTGGGTCGCGATCGAGCGCCCCCGCAAGGGCGCCGACGGCGGCGTCCCCGGCGACCGCAAGCTCGCCTTCGTCACCACCCGGGTGACGGCGGTGCGCACGGCCGCGTACACCGGCTTCGGCATCACCGGCCGCGGTACCGAGCTCACCCTCGCCGACCCGTGGCTGGACGAGCACGACGTCCTGCTCTCCACGATCCGGGACGCCACCGTGCACACGGGCGGCGAGGCGCTGCGCCTGGCCGACGAGCCGCTGGGCGAGGACGTGCACGGCAACGAGCTCGAACTGGCCGAGCTCCACGACGGACTGCGGCCGGGCCGCCATCTGATCGTGTCGGGCGAGCGTACGGACATCCCCGACGCCGCGGGCGTGCGCGGCACCGAGCTGGCCGTGATCGCCGCGGTGGAGCAGTGGCTGGACCCGCAACTGCCCGGCGACCACGTCCACACGAGGCTGACGCTCACGGCGGACCTGGCCTACCGCTACCGGCGTGACACCGTCCGCGTCCAGGGCAACGTCGTCCCGGCGACGCACGGCGAGAGCCGGGACGAGGCGATCGGCAGCGGCGACTCCGGCCGGAGCGGCCAGACGTTCACGCTCTGGCAGTCCCCGCTGACCTGGCTGCCCGCGGACAACCCCCTGGGCGCCACGCCCACGCTGGAGATACGGGTCGACGGCCTGCTGTGGCACGAGGCCGACAGCCTGGCCGGACGGGGGCCGACCGAGCGGGTGTACGTGACCGGCACGGCCGGGGACGGACGCACGACGGTGACCTTCGGCGACGGAGTGCACGGCGCGCGGCTGCCCACCGGCCACGAGAACGTGCGCGCCCGCTACCGCTTCGGCACCGGCAGCGCCGCCAATGTCCCGGCGGACCGCATCACCCAGGCGGTCACCCGGCCGCTGGGCGTCACCGCCGTGACCAACCCGCAGCCCGCCACGGGCGGCGCGGACGCCGACGGCCCCGGGCTGACGCGGCGCACGATCCCGCTCGCCGTCTCCGCGCTCGACCGGCTCGTCTCCCTCAAGGACTACGAGGACTTCGCCCGCTCGCGCGCGGGCATCGGCCGGGCCGTCGCGCGTGAACTCTTCGACGGGCGGCGGCGGGTGCTGCATGTGACGGTCGCCGGCGTGGACGACAGCCCGATCGGACCCGACTCCGAGGTGCTGCGGTCGCTGCGGGCCTCGCTCGCCGAGTACGGCGACACGCGGCTGCCGGTGCGGGTGGACGTGCGCGAACTGGTGCTGCTGGTGCTCGCGGCGCGGGTGAAGGTGGCGCCCGACCACGCGTGGGCGGTGGTCGAGCCACGGCTCCGCCAGGCCCTGCTGCGTGAATTCGGTGCGGGCGTACGGGAGTTGGGTGAGCCGGCCCGTCTCTCCCGGGTGCTGGCGACCGCCCATTCGGTGCCCGGTGTGGACTACGTGGACGTGGACCTGTTCACGGGGGTAGCGGCGTCCGCGGCACCCGAGGAGCTGATCGGGTCGCCGGCCGGACCGCGGACGACGGTCCCGGCGAGGCGCGCGGAGTACGACGAGACCGTGCACCGGGTCCGCGCCGACGCCGGCGAGACGCTGACGCGGATCGCCGCCCGGTACGGCGTCCCGCTCGCCGAACTGCTGCGGCTGAACCCCGACATCACCGACACCCGGCGGCTGGAGAGGGCCCGGGCGGTGTGCGTCTTCCGGGGAATCCGGCCGGCGCAGCTCGCCCTGCTGTCGCCCGAGCTCGCGGACACGCTGATTCTCACGGAGGTCGCCCAGTGA
- a CDS encoding phage baseplate assembly protein V yields the protein MAASNNRILGKFRGRVIDNRDPLRLGRITAQVPDVLGDEASTWALPCLPFTGRRSGQYVVPEIGAGVWMEFEQGDPSFPIWTGSWYGDASELPPRASAELPASQPVVIQTPGDHKLVMSDVPGGTGILLEARGGAYIQIDEKGVTVGNGKGASIVLIGDEVNINEGRLIVPKKR from the coding sequence ATGGCGGCATCGAACAACCGCATCCTCGGCAAGTTCCGGGGCCGGGTGATCGACAACAGGGACCCGCTGCGGCTCGGGCGCATCACGGCGCAGGTGCCGGACGTGCTCGGCGACGAGGCGTCCACGTGGGCGCTGCCGTGTCTGCCCTTCACCGGGCGCCGGTCGGGCCAGTACGTCGTGCCCGAGATCGGGGCCGGTGTGTGGATGGAGTTCGAGCAGGGCGATCCCAGCTTCCCGATCTGGACGGGGAGCTGGTACGGGGACGCCTCCGAGCTGCCGCCGCGGGCGAGCGCCGAGCTGCCCGCCTCGCAGCCCGTCGTCATCCAGACCCCGGGCGATCACAAGCTGGTGATGTCGGACGTGCCCGGCGGTACGGGGATTCTGCTGGAGGCCAGGGGCGGCGCGTACATCCAGATCGACGAGAAGGGCGTGACCGTCGGCAACGGCAAGGGCGCGTCGATCGTGCTGATCGGCGACGAGGTCAACATCAACGAGGGCCGGCTGATCGTGCCCAAGAAGCGCTAG